Proteins encoded together in one Neisseria lactamica window:
- a CDS encoding NGO1151 family protein, protein MSSIEQRLEYLEEANDVLRMQNHVLSTAFKALIRALPADTAEVAVESIQLAFEDALAELNYEDSPHTDLFHDVTYAFFREKER, encoded by the coding sequence ATGAGCAGCATCGAACAGCGTTTGGAATATCTGGAAGAAGCAAACGATGTGCTGCGTATGCAGAACCACGTCCTGTCCACCGCCTTCAAAGCCCTGATCCGCGCCCTTCCCGCCGACACCGCCGAAGTCGCGGTTGAGTCGATTCAGCTTGCATTTGAAGACGCTTTGGCAGAACTCAACTACGAAGACAGCCCCCATACCGATTTGTTCCACGACGTTACTTATGCGTTTTTCCGTGAAAAAGAACGTTAA
- a CDS encoding basic amino acid ABC transporter substrate-binding protein, with protein MNMKKWIAAALACSALALSACGGQGKDAAAPAANPDKVYRVASNAEFAPFESLDSKGNVEGFDVDLMNAMAKAGNFKIEFKHQPWDSLFPALNNGDADVVMSGVTITDDRKQSMDFSDPYFEITQVVLVPKGKKVSSSEDLKKMNKVGVVTGYTGDFSVSKLLGNDNPKIARFENVPLIIKELENGGLDSVVSDSAVIANYVKNNPAKGMDFVTLPDFTTEHYGIAVRKGDEATVKMLNDALKKVRESGEYDKIYAKYFAKEGEQAAK; from the coding sequence ATGAATATGAAAAAATGGATTGCCGCCGCCCTTGCCTGTTCCGCGCTCGCGCTGTCTGCCTGCGGCGGTCAGGGCAAAGATGCCGCCGCGCCTGCCGCCAACCCCGACAAAGTGTACCGCGTGGCTTCCAACGCCGAGTTTGCCCCCTTTGAATCTTTAGACTCGAAAGGCAATGTCGAAGGTTTCGATGTGGATTTGATGAACGCGATGGCGAAGGCGGGCAATTTTAAAATCGAATTCAAACACCAGCCGTGGGACAGCCTTTTCCCCGCCTTGAACAACGGCGATGCGGACGTTGTGATGTCGGGCGTAACCATTACCGACGACCGCAAACAGTCTATGGACTTCAGCGACCCGTATTTTGAAATCACCCAAGTCGTCCTCGTTCCGAAAGGCAAAAAAGTATCTTCTTCCGAAGATTTGAAAAAGATGAACAAAGTCGGCGTGGTTACCGGCTACACGGGCGATTTCTCCGTTTCCAAACTCTTGGGCAACGACAATCCGAAAATCGCGCGCTTTGAAAACGTCCCCCTGATTATCAAAGAACTGGAAAACGGCGGCCTGGATTCCGTGGTCAGCGACAGCGCGGTCATCGCCAATTATGTGAAAAACAACCCGGCCAAAGGGATGGACTTCGTTACCCTGCCCGACTTCACCACCGAACACTACGGCATCGCGGTACGCAAAGGCGACGAAGCAACCGTCAAAATGCTGAACGATGCGTTGAAAAAAGTACGCGAAAGCGGCGAATACGACAAAATCTACGCCAAATATTTTGCAAAAGAAGGCGAACAGGCCGCGAAATAA
- a CDS encoding autotransporter outer membrane beta-barrel domain-containing protein yields MDRFNQDLDKYNQELDKLNKELAELGENDNQNNKKRKELEVKVKQQENKIRSKKRQIEHIKENDIERVAVLEEEIKRSEDFFDENGWIKDSAIDDKTNNTVNLKMSNGARWRVTNDSMLKELDLSEDAQVEFSDNNKFVKVSVSNLKGDGGVFKMYGDIVKGESDKLITRKGSEGTHIIEYTDDAKAKTTGREFLKLVENKGDAENTKASYELNVRCTEQGGWCFALGESGDSKKVNISADGKRDFYLYPATLSTGASSSVLFGEALYQLNAVSDETLVQRMGEIHADGTPQKDNNVWIKRVGGKFAGSRSDYRVGGYGNRYWGFAGGFNRTGFGDKWIHYKGLMLRHLQSSYSPEDYAGSGKIYGRMAGVYSTWLNRESRAYYDLVANIARYKGSYGLTNYAGKRVESDEARLNAYMLSAETGRRMEKQDGGKTYWWQPEAQLSYWFTRGYGFSLSNGLSAETDNFRSLMGRFGFRAGVDGLDGGRLNIYGKLMYKREFIGTIRHRFNGSAVEEFKHRGGWLEYGLGVVHRNAENGRQLYFEAQRSSMHTMRQNWQVNMGVRSMF; encoded by the coding sequence TTGGATAGATTCAATCAAGATTTGGATAAATACAATCAAGAATTGGATAAACTAAATAAAGAATTGGCTGAACTAGGTGAAAATGACAACCAAAATAATAAAAAGAGAAAAGAACTAGAAGTAAAAGTAAAACAGCAAGAAAACAAAATTCGGAGCAAAAAAAGGCAAATAGAACATATAAAAGAAAACGACATAGAAAGGGTTGCGGTACTCGAAGAAGAAATCAAAAGATCTGAAGATTTCTTCGATGAAAACGGTTGGATTAAAGACAGCGCGATCGACGACAAGACAAACAACACCGTCAACCTCAAAATGAGCAACGGCGCGCGCTGGAGGGTTACCAATGATTCGATGCTGAAAGAGTTGGATTTGTCGGAAGACGCGCAGGTCGAATTTAGCGACAACAACAAATTCGTCAAAGTGTCTGTGAGCAATCTCAAGGGCGATGGCGGCGTGTTCAAAATGTATGGCGACATCGTCAAAGGCGAATCGGACAAGCTGATTACCCGAAAAGGCAGCGAAGGGACGCACATCATCGAATATACGGACGATGCCAAGGCAAAAACGACGGGCAGGGAGTTTTTAAAGCTGGTCGAAAACAAAGGCGATGCCGAAAACACAAAAGCGTCATACGAATTAAATGTCCGCTGTACGGAACAGGGAGGGTGGTGTTTTGCCTTGGGCGAGTCGGGTGATTCCAAAAAGGTCAATATTTCCGCAGACGGCAAGCGGGACTTCTACCTCTACCCGGCCACCCTGTCGACGGGCGCATCGAGCAGCGTCCTCTTCGGCGAGGCTTTGTATCAGTTGAACGCGGTTTCCGATGAAACGCTGGTGCAGCGTATGGGCGAAATCCACGCCGACGGAACGCCGCAGAAAGACAACAACGTTTGGATCAAACGCGTCGGCGGAAAATTCGCCGGCAGCCGCAGCGATTACCGCGTGGGCGGTTACGGCAACCGCTATTGGGGCTTTGCCGGCGGCTTCAACAGGACGGGGTTCGGCGACAAATGGATTCATTACAAAGGGCTGATGCTCCGCCACCTCCAATCGTCCTACAGCCCCGAAGACTATGCCGGCAGCGGCAAAATCTACGGCAGGATGGCAGGCGTTTATTCCACCTGGCTCAACCGGGAAAGCAGGGCTTATTATGATTTGGTCGCCAACATCGCCCGATATAAGGGCAGCTACGGGCTGACCAATTACGCAGGCAAACGGGTCGAATCGGACGAGGCGCGCCTGAATGCCTATATGCTTTCCGCCGAAACCGGCAGGCGGATGGAAAAACAGGACGGCGGCAAAACCTATTGGTGGCAGCCGGAAGCGCAGTTGTCCTACTGGTTTACGCGCGGCTACGGCTTTTCGCTGTCAAACGGGCTGTCTGCCGAGACGGACAATTTCCGCAGCCTGATGGGGCGGTTCGGCTTTCGGGCGGGCGTGGACGGTTTGGACGGCGGCAGGCTGAACATCTACGGCAAGCTGATGTACAAACGCGAGTTTATCGGCACGATCCGCCACAGGTTCAACGGCTCTGCCGTGGAGGAATTCAAACACCGGGGCGGCTGGTTGGAATACGGCTTGGGCGTGGTACACCGCAATGCCGAAAACGGACGGCAGCTTTATTTTGAGGCGCAAAGGTCTTCGATGCACACGATGCGCCAGAATTGGCAGGTCAATATGGGCGTACGCAGTATGTTCTGA
- the trkA gene encoding Trk system potassium transporter TrkA, whose translation MKILILGNGQVGSTVAQNLAAIPNNDVTVIDIDEKALQETGSRLDVQTVFGNGASPFTLERAGAEDADLLLALSRSDETNIVACKVAADLFNIPGRIARVRSSEYLEYLSPKLENNENGSLSIFGITETISPEQLVTEQLAGLIDCPGALQVLRFADDRVRMVIIQARRGGLLVNREIADIARDLPDGADCQICAVYRNNRLIVPAPQTVIIEGDEILFAAATENIGAVIPELRPKETSTRRIMIAGGGNIGYRLAKQLEHAYNVKIIECRPRRAEWIAENLDNTLVLQGSATDETLLDNEYIDEIDVFCALTNDDESNIMSALLAKNLGAKRVIGIVNRSSYVDLLEGNKIDIVVSPHLITIGSILAHIRRGDIVAVHPIRRGTAEAIEVVAHGDKKTSAIIGRRISGIKWPEGCHIAAVVRAETGETIMGHHTETVIQDGDHIIFFVSRRRILNELEKLIQVKMGFFG comes from the coding sequence GTGAAAATCCTCATTTTAGGCAACGGACAGGTAGGTTCTACCGTCGCGCAAAACCTTGCCGCCATACCCAACAACGACGTAACCGTTATCGACATCGACGAAAAAGCATTGCAGGAAACAGGCAGCCGCCTCGATGTCCAAACCGTTTTCGGCAACGGCGCATCCCCCTTCACATTAGAACGCGCCGGCGCGGAAGATGCCGACTTGCTGCTCGCGCTCTCCCGCAGCGACGAAACCAACATCGTCGCCTGCAAAGTTGCCGCCGACCTGTTCAACATCCCCGGCCGCATCGCGCGCGTCCGTTCCAGCGAATACCTCGAATACCTCAGCCCCAAGCTCGAAAACAACGAAAACGGCAGCCTTTCCATATTCGGCATAACCGAAACCATCAGCCCCGAACAGCTCGTTACCGAACAGCTTGCCGGTCTGATAGACTGCCCGGGCGCATTGCAGGTTTTACGTTTTGCAGACGACCGTGTGCGGATGGTCATCATACAGGCGCGGCGCGGCGGACTGCTCGTCAACCGCGAAATCGCCGACATCGCCCGCGACCTTCCCGACGGGGCCGACTGCCAAATCTGCGCCGTTTACCGCAACAACCGCCTCATCGTCCCCGCGCCGCAAACCGTCATCATCGAAGGCGACGAAATCCTGTTTGCCGCCGCTACCGAAAACATCGGCGCGGTCATACCCGAATTGCGCCCCAAAGAAACCAGCACCCGCCGCATTATGATTGCCGGCGGCGGCAACATCGGCTACCGCCTCGCCAAGCAGCTCGAACACGCATACAACGTCAAAATCATCGAATGCCGGCCGCGCCGTGCCGAATGGATAGCCGAAAACCTCGACAACACCCTCGTCCTGCAAGGTTCGGCAACCGACGAAACCCTGCTCGACAACGAATACATCGACGAAATCGACGTATTCTGCGCCCTGACCAACGACGACGAAAGCAACATTATGTCCGCCCTTTTGGCGAAAAACCTCGGCGCGAAGCGCGTCATCGGCATCGTCAACCGCTCAAGCTACGTCGATTTGCTCGAAGGCAACAAAATCGACATCGTCGTTTCCCCCCACCTCATCACCATCGGCTCGATACTCGCCCACATCCGGCGCGGCGACATCGTTGCCGTCCACCCCATCCGGCGCGGCACGGCGGAAGCCATCGAAGTCGTCGCACACGGCGACAAAAAAACTTCCGCCATCATCGGCAGGCGCATCAGCGGTATCAAATGGCCCGAAGGCTGCCACATTGCCGCCGTCGTCCGCGCCGAAACCGGCGAAACCATTATGGGACATCATACCGAAACCGTCATCCAAGACGGCGACCACATCATCTTTTTCGTCTCGCGCCGGCGCATCCTGAACGAACTGGAAAAACTCATCCAAGTCAAAATGGGCTTTTTCGGATAA
- a CDS encoding fumarate hydratase — MTVIKQEDFIQSICDAFQFISYYHPKDYIDALYKAWQKEENPAAKDAMTQILVNSRMCAENNRPICQDTGIATVFLKVGMDVQWDADMSVEEMVNEGVRRAYTWEGNTLRASVLADPAGKRQNTKDNTPAVIHMSIVPGGKVEVTCAAKGGGSENKSKLAMLNPSDNIVDWVLKTIPTMGAGWCPPGILGIGIGGTPEKAVLMAKESLMSHIDIQELQEKAASGAELSTTEALRLELFEKVNALGIGAQGLGGLTTVLDVKILDYPTHAASKPIAMIPNCAATRHVEFELDGSGPVELTPPRVEDWPDLTYSPDNGKRVDVDKLTKEEVASWKTGDVLLLNGKILTGRDAAHKRLVDMLDKGEELPVDFTNRLIYYVGPVDPVGDEVVGPAGPTTATRMDKFTRQMLEQTGLLGMIGKSERGAAACEAIADNKAVYLMAVGGAAYLVAKAIKSSKVLAFPELGMEAVYEFEVKDMPVTVAVDSNGESIHATAPRQWQAKIGIIPVES; from the coding sequence ATGACCGTCATCAAACAGGAAGACTTTATCCAAAGCATTTGCGATGCCTTCCAATTCATCAGCTACTACCATCCGAAAGACTACATCGACGCGCTTTATAAGGCGTGGCAGAAGGAAGAAAATCCCGCCGCCAAAGACGCGATGACGCAGATTTTGGTCAACAGCCGTATGTGTGCGGAAAACAACCGCCCCATCTGCCAAGACACAGGTATCGCAACCGTGTTTTTGAAAGTCGGTATGGATGTGCAGTGGGATGCGGACATGAGCGTGGAAGAGATGGTTAACGAAGGCGTGCGCCGCGCCTACACTTGGGAAGGCAACACCCTGCGCGCCTCCGTCCTCGCCGACCCCGCCGGCAAACGCCAAAACACCAAAGACAACACCCCCGCCGTCATCCACATGAGCATCGTGCCGGGCGGCAAAGTCGAAGTAACCTGCGCAGCAAAAGGCGGCGGCTCTGAAAACAAATCCAAACTCGCTATGCTCAATCCTTCCGACAACATCGTCGATTGGGTATTGAAAACCATCCCGACCATGGGTGCGGGCTGGTGTCCCCCCGGCATCTTGGGCATCGGTATCGGCGGCACGCCCGAAAAAGCCGTGTTGATGGCGAAAGAATCCCTGATGAGCCACATCGACATTCAAGAGTTGCAGGAAAAAGCCGCGTCCGGCGCGGAATTGTCCACCACCGAAGCCCTGCGCCTCGAACTCTTTGAAAAAGTCAACGCGCTGGGCATCGGCGCGCAAGGCTTGGGCGGACTAACCACCGTGTTGGACGTGAAAATCCTCGATTACCCGACCCACGCCGCCTCCAAACCGATTGCCATGATTCCCAACTGCGCCGCCACCCGCCACGTCGAGTTCGAATTGGACGGCTCAGGTCCGGTCGAACTCACGCCGCCGCGCGTCGAAGACTGGCCCGATTTGACTTACAGCCCCGACAACGGCAAACGCGTCGATGTCGACAAATTGACTAAAGAAGAAGTGGCGAGTTGGAAAACCGGCGACGTATTGCTGCTGAACGGCAAAATCCTCACCGGCCGCGATGCCGCACACAAACGCCTCGTCGATATGCTCGACAAAGGCGAAGAATTGCCCGTCGATTTCACCAACCGCCTGATTTACTACGTCGGTCCCGTCGATCCGGTCGGCGATGAAGTCGTCGGCCCGGCAGGTCCCACCACCGCCACCCGTATGGACAAATTCACCCGCCAAATGCTCGAACAAACCGGCCTCTTGGGCATGATCGGCAAATCCGAACGCGGCGCGGCGGCGTGCGAAGCCATCGCCGACAACAAAGCCGTGTACCTGATGGCGGTCGGCGGCGCGGCATACCTCGTGGCAAAAGCCATCAAATCTTCCAAAGTCTTGGCGTTCCCCGAATTGGGTATGGAAGCCGTTTACGAGTTTGAAGTCAAAGATATGCCCGTAACCGTCGCCGTGGACAGCAACGGCGAATCCATCCACGCCACCGCCCCGCGCCAATGGCAGGCGAAAATCGGCATCATCCCCGTCGAATCTTGA
- a CDS encoding 2Fe-2S iron-sulfur cluster-binding protein encodes MSENLLTLTIDGREVKASADSSIIQAYARSGNAITANVGCMGQGVCGSCRCMIRKEGEREVTTALACETKVEEGMQVSFLDYFIPEHIQYYDVGEVGDGWNWLDDTAKAFPEAQNCRHCGGCNRACPKGLEVENGVAQVVSGDFGAAALTFDQCVMCNLCTLSCPEHIRPNHLGLFARRMKAARTLRPVDLMRRLREIDSGKMKVEFEGESV; translated from the coding sequence ATGAGTGAAAATTTGTTAACCCTGACCATAGACGGCCGCGAAGTCAAGGCTTCCGCTGATTCATCCATCATCCAAGCCTATGCTCGTTCCGGCAACGCGATTACCGCCAATGTCGGCTGCATGGGGCAGGGCGTATGCGGTTCGTGCCGCTGCATGATCCGTAAAGAAGGCGAGCGCGAGGTAACGACTGCGTTGGCGTGTGAAACCAAAGTCGAAGAAGGGATGCAGGTCAGCTTCTTGGACTACTTTATCCCCGAGCATATCCAATACTACGACGTGGGCGAAGTCGGCGACGGCTGGAACTGGTTGGACGATACTGCCAAAGCCTTCCCCGAAGCACAAAACTGCCGTCATTGCGGCGGCTGCAACCGCGCCTGTCCCAAAGGTTTGGAAGTGGAAAACGGCGTGGCGCAAGTAGTTTCCGGCGATTTCGGCGCGGCCGCGCTGACCTTCGACCAATGCGTGATGTGCAACCTCTGCACCCTTTCCTGCCCGGAACACATCCGTCCGAACCACTTGGGCCTGTTCGCACGCCGTATGAAAGCGGCGCGTACGTTGCGCCCTGTGGATTTGATGCGCCGCCTGCGCGAAATCGACAGCGGCAAAATGAAAGTCGAATTTGAAGGGGAGTCAGTGTGA
- a CDS encoding FAD-binding protein — translation MVNKIQGIDYETALANLRASSLELRGDLPEKNELLSRFHPDYQANARVKLPIGPNAGDYCHPDLAKLLISRPLIDDYDLSGAEHLNTDVLVIGGGGAGAAAALSATEAGARVIMANKLRIGDSNTVMAEGGIQAAVGAEDSLQQHFDDTVKGGHNAGKKELVAQMVTDAPSAIRWLIGLGMTFDLANGADSNGMLSRKRAGGTTVPRILSYRDFTGLEMMRVLREAVELDENITQLNRHPAIELLSDEHGRCVGAILYDLEKRSLVLVHAKAVVLATGGSGRLHLQGFATSNHYGATADGLVMAYRIGAKLRDVDSFQYHPTGVAHPPHLAGALISEAVRSAGTKLVNGLGERFVDELQPRDVVAAAILRECREGRGVVRDGQVGVFLDTPRLIANDPDVLNRLVTLGHVAHKCGIDPAVEPVMIHPTLHYQNGGVEINGDGATCVEGLYCAGEVTGGIHGRNRLMGNALLDIISFGRRAGKAAANCGLPLKKVRGGVGHVHDLQREMTRAGLTGDIKAPILYPDYGKFDLREHAGLQEQQL, via the coding sequence ATGGTGAATAAAATCCAAGGCATAGACTACGAAACCGCCCTTGCCAACCTGCGCGCGTCCTCATTGGAACTGCGCGGCGATTTACCTGAAAAAAACGAATTGCTGAGCCGGTTCCATCCCGATTATCAGGCAAATGCACGTGTGAAACTGCCCATCGGCCCGAACGCGGGCGATTACTGCCATCCTGATTTGGCGAAACTCTTAATCAGCCGGCCGCTGATTGACGATTATGATTTGTCGGGCGCGGAACATTTGAACACCGACGTATTGGTCATCGGCGGCGGCGGCGCGGGTGCGGCGGCGGCGTTGTCTGCGACCGAAGCAGGCGCGCGCGTGATTATGGCGAACAAGCTGCGTATCGGCGACAGCAATACCGTGATGGCGGAAGGCGGCATTCAAGCTGCGGTTGGCGCGGAAGACAGCCTGCAACAACACTTTGACGACACCGTCAAAGGCGGCCACAACGCAGGCAAAAAAGAATTGGTGGCGCAAATGGTTACCGACGCGCCGTCCGCCATCCGCTGGCTGATCGGTTTGGGTATGACCTTCGACCTTGCCAATGGCGCGGACAGCAACGGTATGTTGAGCCGCAAACGCGCGGGCGGTACGACCGTGCCGCGTATTTTGAGCTACCGCGACTTTACCGGCCTCGAAATGATGCGCGTGCTGCGCGAGGCGGTCGAACTCGATGAAAACATCACCCAGCTCAACCGCCACCCTGCCATCGAATTATTATCAGACGAACACGGTCGCTGCGTCGGCGCGATTTTGTACGATTTGGAAAAACGCTCTTTGGTGTTGGTTCACGCCAAAGCCGTGGTATTGGCAACCGGCGGCAGTGGAAGGCTGCATTTGCAGGGTTTCGCCACTTCCAACCACTACGGCGCAACCGCAGACGGCCTGGTAATGGCGTACCGCATCGGCGCGAAACTGCGAGATGTCGATTCCTTCCAATACCATCCGACCGGCGTTGCCCATCCGCCGCACTTGGCAGGCGCGCTGATTTCCGAAGCCGTCCGTTCCGCAGGCACCAAATTGGTCAACGGTTTGGGCGAGCGTTTCGTTGACGAATTGCAGCCGCGCGACGTGGTTGCCGCCGCCATTTTGCGCGAATGCCGCGAAGGGCGCGGCGTGGTACGCGACGGACAAGTCGGCGTGTTTCTCGACACCCCGCGCCTGATTGCCAACGATCCTGATGTGTTGAACCGTTTGGTTACGCTCGGACACGTCGCCCACAAATGCGGCATCGATCCCGCTGTCGAACCCGTAATGATTCATCCGACCCTGCACTATCAAAACGGCGGTGTCGAAATCAACGGCGACGGCGCGACCTGCGTCGAAGGACTTTATTGCGCCGGCGAAGTAACCGGCGGCATCCACGGCCGCAACCGCCTGATGGGCAACGCGCTTCTGGACATCATCAGCTTCGGCCGCCGTGCCGGTAAAGCTGCGGCAAATTGCGGCCTGCCGCTGAAAAAAGTGCGCGGCGGTGTCGGACACGTCCACGATCTGCAACGCGAAATGACCCGCGCCGGACTGACCGGCGACATCAAAGCCCCCATTTTATATCCCGACTACGGCAAATTCGATTTGCGCGAACACGCCGGTTTGCAGGAGCAACAATTATGA
- a CDS encoding complex I 51 kDa subunit family protein: MNQANQNLLHPSRQVGADLAAWRKVGGGEGLLAALADPQSIVSKLQEANLCGMGGAGFPTWRKWEAAVAAQSKHGDKYVVCNANEDEPGTFKDRVLLAKTPHQVIEGVLIAAVACRANKAVLYVNPHQTDSIASITPAIEQWKNSDLFIRIENYLGKPLDLQLVETSGRYIGGEETAVISWLEGGFPFPRRKPPFPAESGVEGEPTLINNTETFANIPQILAKGAEWYKSLGLGDAAGTKLYSLSGDVLNPGLYELPMGTTLQSLIFDHGGGMLEGRTFKAVFTGGPSNTLLTVKDLDVPLDFVSVRERKSSLGTGAMIVISEGTSVVRKVSEYVEFFASNSCGQCPPCKGGTFQLSRLLNRVDTGIGTSDDLRALQSLCQLLPRSGRCGLIDGAVTVLQSSLRTFPEEYGLPAGQD; this comes from the coding sequence ATGAACCAAGCCAATCAAAACTTACTGCACCCGTCCCGCCAAGTCGGCGCGGATTTGGCCGCGTGGCGCAAAGTCGGCGGCGGCGAAGGCCTGCTGGCGGCACTTGCCGATCCTCAAAGCATTGTTTCCAAACTGCAAGAAGCCAACCTATGCGGTATGGGCGGTGCAGGTTTCCCGACCTGGCGCAAATGGGAGGCGGCGGTTGCCGCGCAGAGCAAACACGGCGACAAATACGTCGTCTGCAATGCCAACGAAGACGAACCGGGTACGTTCAAAGACCGCGTATTGCTGGCGAAAACGCCGCACCAAGTCATCGAGGGCGTATTGATTGCCGCCGTCGCCTGCCGCGCCAACAAAGCGGTTTTGTACGTCAACCCTCATCAGACCGACTCCATCGCCTCCATCACACCCGCCATCGAGCAATGGAAAAACAGCGATTTGTTTATCCGTATCGAAAACTACTTGGGCAAACCTTTGGATTTGCAACTGGTTGAAACTTCAGGCCGCTACATCGGCGGCGAAGAAACCGCCGTGATTTCATGGTTGGAAGGCGGTTTCCCGTTCCCGCGCCGCAAGCCGCCGTTTCCCGCCGAAAGCGGCGTAGAGGGCGAACCAACCCTTATCAACAACACCGAAACCTTCGCCAACATCCCGCAAATCCTTGCCAAAGGCGCGGAATGGTACAAATCGCTGGGTTTGGGCGATGCCGCAGGCACGAAACTCTACTCGCTTTCCGGCGACGTATTGAATCCGGGCCTGTACGAACTGCCGATGGGCACGACCCTGCAATCGCTGATTTTCGACCACGGCGGCGGTATGCTCGAAGGGCGCACGTTTAAAGCCGTGTTTACCGGCGGCCCGTCCAATACGCTTCTGACCGTAAAAGATTTGGATGTGCCTTTGGACTTCGTGTCCGTGCGCGAACGCAAATCCAGCCTCGGTACCGGCGCGATGATTGTGATTTCCGAAGGCACGAGCGTGGTGCGTAAAGTGTCCGAATATGTGGAATTTTTTGCGTCCAACTCGTGCGGACAATGCCCGCCGTGCAAAGGCGGCACATTCCAACTCTCGCGCCTGCTCAACCGCGTTGACACCGGCATCGGCACTTCAGACGACCTCCGCGCCTTGCAAAGCCTGTGCCAACTGCTGCCACGAAGCGGCCGCTGCGGTCTGATTGACGGCGCGGTTACCGTGTTGCAAAGCTCGCTGCGTACCTTCCCCGAAGAGTACGGGCTGCCGGCGGGACAGGATTAA
- a CDS encoding DASS family sodium-coupled anion symporter → MGFKPIPAAAALALTLLIWFVIPVPQGVSPDAWHLLALFVGIIAGIIGKAMPIGAMAVLGITLVALTGVTNEKAADATKDALSSLNNSLIWMIGIAIIISRGLLKTGLGMRIGYLLISLFGKRTLGVGYSLALADLAIGPVTPSNTARGGAIVHPIMKSIALSFDSDPEKGTEGKIGKYLSLVNFHANVITCLIFITATAPNPLVVELVAKATNSQIQLSWGTWFLAMIVPGLIAMLLMPPVLYFLYPPEIKQTPDATALAKEKLKEMGAMKRDEKMMLGIFVILLLLWAGIPEMLFGVKVDAAATTFLGLSLCLLSGVLTWDDALKEKSSWDTIVWFAALVMMANFLNKLGLIGWLSESMQSGIAHLGLGWEAGCALLMLAYLYAHYVFASGTAHVTAMFGAFYGAGLALGAPPMLFALMMAAATGIMMSLTHYATGSAPVIYGSNYVNMGEWWKAGFIMSVIEILIFATAGILWWKALGYW, encoded by the coding sequence ATGGGCTTCAAGCCAATTCCTGCAGCGGCCGCACTCGCGCTGACGCTGCTTATCTGGTTCGTCATCCCCGTTCCCCAAGGCGTATCACCTGACGCGTGGCATCTTTTGGCGTTGTTCGTCGGCATCATTGCCGGCATCATCGGCAAAGCGATGCCCATCGGCGCAATGGCGGTTTTGGGCATTACCTTGGTCGCGCTGACCGGCGTAACCAACGAAAAAGCCGCCGACGCAACCAAAGACGCTTTGAGCAGCCTCAACAACTCGTTAATCTGGATGATCGGTATCGCCATCATCATCTCGCGCGGCCTGTTGAAAACCGGTTTGGGGATGCGTATCGGCTACCTTTTGATTTCCCTTTTCGGCAAACGCACGCTGGGCGTGGGTTACAGTTTGGCACTGGCGGACTTGGCCATCGGCCCGGTTACGCCGAGCAACACCGCGCGCGGCGGGGCGATTGTGCATCCGATTATGAAATCCATCGCCTTGAGTTTCGACTCCGATCCTGAAAAAGGGACGGAAGGCAAAATCGGCAAATACCTTTCACTGGTCAACTTCCACGCCAACGTGATTACCTGCCTGATTTTCATCACCGCCACCGCGCCCAACCCGCTGGTTGTCGAACTGGTTGCCAAAGCCACCAATTCGCAAATCCAACTCTCTTGGGGCACTTGGTTCTTGGCGATGATCGTACCCGGCCTGATTGCGATGCTGCTGATGCCGCCGGTGCTGTATTTCCTGTATCCGCCCGAAATCAAACAAACGCCTGACGCGACCGCCCTTGCCAAAGAAAAACTGAAAGAAATGGGCGCGATGAAGCGCGACGAAAAAATGATGCTCGGCATTTTTGTGATTCTGCTGCTGTTGTGGGCGGGTATTCCCGAAATGCTGTTCGGCGTGAAAGTCGATGCCGCCGCCACCACCTTCCTCGGCTTGAGCCTGTGCCTTCTGAGCGGCGTACTGACTTGGGACGACGCGCTGAAGGAAAAAAGCTCGTGGGACACCATCGTTTGGTTTGCCGCCTTGGTGATGATGGCGAACTTCCTCAACAAACTGGGGCTTATCGGCTGGTTGTCCGAATCTATGCAAAGCGGTATCGCCCATTTGGGTTTGGGTTGGGAAGCCGGCTGCGCCCTGCTGATGCTTGCCTACCTCTACGCCCACTACGTTTTCGCCAGCGGCACGGCACACGTTACCGCGATGTTCGGCGCGTTTTACGGCGCAGGCCTGGCATTGGGCGCGCCGCCTATGCTGTTTGCCCTGATGATGGCGGCCGCCACCGGCATAATGATGTCGCTGACCCACTACGCCACCGGTTCCGCGCCTGTGATTTACGGCTCAAACTACGTCAATATGGGCGAATGGTGGAAGGCGGGCTTCATTATGAGCGTTATCGAAATCCTGATTTTCGCCACTGCCGGTATTTTGTGGTGGAAAGCTTTGGGTTACTGGTAA